The following proteins are encoded in a genomic region of Streptomyces sp. NBC_01723:
- a CDS encoding beta-galactosidase, protein MISTFASRLHRGPDGAPTPRLAFGADYNPEQWPREVWEEDVRLMREAGVTIVSLGIFSWARVQPGPGTWDFGWLDDVMDLLHEHGVGVDLATATASPPPWLTTAHPEILPVTDRGETLSPGARQHWRPTSPVFREHALRLVREMATRYAGHPALVAWHVNNELGCHNVYDYSDDATRAFRDWLRARYGTLDALNHAWGTAFWSQRYSDWEQILPPRLAASHPNPTQQLDFKRFSSDALKEHLLAERDLLRELTPGIPVTTNFMVMPGTKGMNYADWAAEVDFVANDHYVVPSGRERDELSFSANLTSGIAGGRPWFLMEHSTSAVNWQPVNLAKRPGELARDSLTHVAHGADAVCFFQWRQSAAGAEKYHSAMVPHAGPDSDVFRAVTALGGTLAALAPVAGSEREPAEVGILFDWESWWASEQDSHPTSLLDYHREALDWYSALLSLGVRADVVTTGADLSRHRVLIAPVLHMVPAGTAKDLTRYAEQGGHLVTTYFSGVVDENDHVWLGGYPGALRDLLGIRVEEFGPLPAGERVELDDAGTGDLWTDQITVTAPETEVLVRYRTGTHAGRPAVTRRPTGSGSAAYVSTRLGAAGLASLLPRLLDPAGVASDLPAEVRGAVEATVRRGPGGRFLFLVNRTDAAVTVPGLAGEALVGDLGTDGTLVLAPRAVAVVRTSTD, encoded by the coding sequence ATGATCTCCACCTTCGCGTCCCGCCTCCACCGCGGGCCGGACGGTGCCCCCACCCCCCGGCTCGCCTTCGGCGCCGACTACAACCCCGAGCAGTGGCCGAGGGAGGTGTGGGAGGAGGACGTCCGGCTGATGCGCGAGGCCGGCGTCACCATCGTGTCGCTCGGCATCTTCTCCTGGGCCCGTGTCCAGCCCGGCCCCGGCACCTGGGACTTCGGCTGGCTCGACGACGTGATGGACCTGCTGCACGAGCACGGCGTCGGCGTCGACCTGGCCACCGCCACCGCCTCCCCGCCGCCCTGGCTGACCACCGCGCACCCGGAGATCCTCCCGGTGACGGACCGGGGCGAGACGCTGTCGCCGGGCGCGCGCCAGCACTGGCGGCCGACCTCGCCCGTCTTCCGCGAGCACGCCCTGCGCCTGGTCCGGGAGATGGCGACCCGGTACGCCGGACACCCGGCGCTGGTCGCCTGGCACGTCAACAACGAGCTGGGCTGCCACAACGTGTACGACTACTCGGACGACGCGACCCGTGCCTTCCGGGACTGGCTGCGCGCCCGGTACGGCACGCTCGACGCGCTCAACCACGCCTGGGGCACGGCGTTCTGGTCGCAGCGCTACAGCGACTGGGAGCAGATCCTGCCGCCGCGACTGGCCGCCTCGCACCCCAACCCGACCCAGCAGCTGGACTTCAAGCGGTTTTCCTCGGACGCGCTCAAGGAGCACCTGCTGGCCGAGCGCGACCTCCTGCGGGAACTGACCCCCGGCATCCCCGTGACCACCAACTTCATGGTGATGCCCGGCACCAAGGGCATGAACTACGCGGACTGGGCCGCCGAGGTCGACTTCGTCGCCAACGACCACTACGTGGTGCCGAGCGGGCGCGAGCGGGACGAGCTGTCGTTCTCGGCGAACCTCACCAGCGGCATCGCGGGCGGCCGGCCGTGGTTCCTGATGGAGCACTCCACCAGCGCGGTGAACTGGCAGCCCGTCAACCTGGCCAAGCGGCCGGGCGAGCTGGCCCGGGACTCGCTGACGCACGTGGCGCACGGCGCCGACGCGGTCTGCTTCTTCCAGTGGCGGCAGTCTGCGGCGGGCGCCGAGAAGTACCACTCGGCGATGGTCCCGCACGCCGGCCCCGACAGTGACGTGTTCCGCGCGGTCACGGCGCTGGGCGGCACGCTGGCGGCGCTGGCCCCGGTCGCCGGCAGCGAGCGGGAGCCCGCGGAGGTCGGCATCCTCTTCGACTGGGAGTCCTGGTGGGCGAGCGAGCAGGACTCGCACCCGACCTCCCTGCTCGACTACCACCGGGAGGCGCTCGACTGGTACTCGGCGCTGCTCTCCCTCGGCGTCCGCGCCGACGTCGTCACCACCGGCGCCGACCTGAGCCGCCACCGGGTGCTGATCGCACCGGTGCTGCACATGGTCCCGGCCGGGACGGCCAAGGACCTTACCCGGTACGCCGAGCAGGGCGGGCACCTGGTCACCACGTACTTCTCCGGAGTCGTCGACGAGAACGACCACGTCTGGCTCGGCGGCTACCCGGGCGCCCTGCGGGACCTGCTCGGCATCCGCGTCGAGGAGTTCGGGCCGCTGCCCGCCGGGGAGCGCGTGGAGCTGGACGACGCCGGCACCGGCGACCTGTGGACCGACCAGATCACCGTGACCGCGCCGGAGACCGAGGTCCTGGTCCGCTACCGCACCGGCACGCACGCGGGCCGCCCGGCCGTCACCCGGCGCCCCACCGGGAGCGGTTCGGCCGCCTACGTGTCCACCCGGCTCGGTGCGGCCGGGCTCGCCTCACTGCTGCCGCGGCTGCTGGATCCGGCCGGTGTCGCGAGCGACCTGCCCGCCGAGGTGCGCGGGGCGGTCGAGGCCACCGTGCGGCGCGGCCCCGGCGGCCGGTTCCTGTTCCTGGTCAACCGGACCGACGCGGCGGTGACCGTTCCCGGACTCGCCGGAGAGGCCCTGGTCGGCGACTTGGGCACCGACGGCACCCTCGTCCTCGCACCCAGGGCCGTCGCCGTAGTGCGCACGTCCACCGACTGA
- a CDS encoding glycoside hydrolase, translated as MARRTRNRRLLGTAVLTALATGAALLGVPAQAEPAAPAASVTVRPDPSYRQERFEGWGTSLVWFANATGDYPPEIREKLARLLFDDDGLGLNIARYNIGGGNAPDVRDYLRAGGAVEGWWKAPAGTTREDTDWWSADDPADWNEDADATQRWWVERVKHDVDHWETFSNSPPWFMTVSGYVSGGFDSSADQLKADSVDDFAAYVAGATRRLERAEGIRVDTVDPFNEPHTPYWGTRLGADGEPVGGRQEGAHMGPELQTEVLRALAPALRKAGVGADISAMDETNPGIFARNWDAYSAADRDLVGRMNVHTYGTGQRTTVRDLAKAAGKPLWMSEVGGDWGDGQDFEDMRPGLGLAQQIVDDLRELEPRAWVFWQPVEDYDNMKPGGESARGGNWGSIQLPFGCTAEDTLETCPIRTNTKFDTARNFTHFIKPGDRLIGTDDTSSAAAVGRDGKSASLVHVNRTSEARTVTLDLSKFGEVSRRATVTPVVTDAGGRLERKAPIRVKDRTAAFTVPAQSVTSFEIKGVSGVARDAAPLRRGHDYYTLTGVQSGRAVTVGDDGTGLVLGGGTNWRLGAVRHDGGVRDRYVLTAPGHGTRLAVRDDVPVAEPDTGRPGRAAEWLASTTGDGTWTLVNAATGRLLEVGGQATHAGAAVTTWPPNSGANQRWTLTDTSTG; from the coding sequence ATGGCACGCCGTACCCGCAACAGACGCCTCCTCGGGACCGCCGTCCTGACCGCCCTGGCCACGGGGGCCGCCCTGCTGGGCGTTCCCGCCCAGGCGGAACCGGCCGCGCCCGCCGCCTCCGTGACCGTGCGGCCCGACCCGTCGTACCGGCAGGAGAGGTTCGAGGGCTGGGGCACCAGCCTGGTCTGGTTCGCCAACGCGACCGGCGACTACCCGCCGGAGATCCGCGAGAAGCTGGCCCGGCTCCTGTTCGACGACGACGGCCTCGGGCTGAACATCGCCCGCTACAACATCGGCGGCGGCAACGCGCCGGACGTGCGGGACTACCTGCGGGCCGGCGGCGCGGTCGAGGGCTGGTGGAAGGCGCCCGCGGGCACCACCCGCGAGGACACCGACTGGTGGAGCGCCGACGACCCCGCCGACTGGAACGAGGACGCCGACGCCACCCAGCGCTGGTGGGTCGAGCGCGTCAAGCACGACGTCGACCACTGGGAGACGTTCAGCAACTCGCCGCCCTGGTTCATGACCGTCAGCGGCTACGTCTCCGGCGGCTTCGACTCCTCCGCCGACCAGCTCAAGGCCGATTCGGTCGACGACTTCGCGGCCTACGTGGCCGGGGCGACCCGGCGGCTGGAGCGGGCCGAGGGCATCCGGGTCGACACGGTGGACCCGTTCAACGAGCCCCACACCCCCTACTGGGGGACCCGGCTGGGCGCCGACGGCGAACCCGTCGGCGGCCGGCAGGAGGGCGCCCACATGGGACCCGAGCTTCAGACCGAGGTCCTCCGGGCCCTCGCCCCGGCGCTGAGGAAGGCCGGGGTCGGCGCGGACATCTCCGCGATGGACGAGACCAACCCCGGCATCTTCGCCCGGAACTGGGACGCCTACTCCGCGGCCGACCGCGACCTGGTCGGGCGGATGAACGTCCACACCTACGGCACCGGGCAGCGCACCACCGTGCGCGACCTCGCCAAGGCGGCCGGCAAGCCGCTGTGGATGAGCGAGGTGGGCGGCGACTGGGGCGACGGCCAGGACTTCGAGGACATGCGGCCCGGTCTCGGTCTCGCCCAGCAGATCGTCGACGACCTGCGTGAACTGGAGCCCCGCGCCTGGGTGTTCTGGCAGCCCGTCGAGGACTACGACAACATGAAGCCCGGCGGCGAGTCGGCCAGGGGCGGCAACTGGGGCAGTATCCAACTCCCGTTCGGCTGCACCGCCGAGGACACCCTGGAGACCTGCCCGATCCGGACCAACACCAAGTTCGACACGGCCCGCAACTTCACCCACTTCATCAAGCCCGGCGACCGGCTGATCGGCACGGACGACACCTCCAGCGCCGCCGCCGTCGGCCGTGACGGCAAGAGCGCCTCGCTCGTCCACGTCAACCGCACCAGCGAGGCCCGCACCGTCACCCTCGACCTGTCGAAGTTCGGGGAGGTGAGCCGCCGCGCCACCGTCACCCCGGTGGTCACCGACGCCGGCGGCCGACTCGAACGCAAGGCCCCGATCCGGGTGAAGGACCGCACGGCCGCCTTCACCGTGCCCGCGCAGTCCGTCACCTCCTTCGAGATCAAGGGCGTCTCCGGCGTCGCGAGGGACGCCGCCCCGCTGCGCCGGGGCCACGACTACTACACCCTCACCGGCGTGCAGAGCGGGCGGGCCGTCACCGTCGGGGACGACGGCACCGGCCTGGTCCTGGGCGGCGGAACGAACTGGCGGCTGGGCGCGGTCCGTCACGACGGCGGCGTCCGCGACCGCTACGTCCTCACCGCCCCCGGGCACGGCACCCGGCTGGCGGTGCGCGACGACGTCCCGGTGGCCGAGCCCGACACCGGCCGACCCGGCAGGGCCGCCGAGTGGCTCGCCTCCACCACCGGCGACGGCACCTGGACGCTGGTCAACGCCGCCACCGGGCGCCTGCTCGAAGTAGGCGGTCAGGCGACGCACGCGGGTGCGGCCGTCACCACGTGGCCGCCCAACTCCGGCGCCAACCAGCGCTGGACGCTGACGGACACGTCCACCGGCTGA
- a CDS encoding spore photoproduct lyase family protein, whose translation MHDPSPAPDDGSGTLFGLDALTPGGPAAEPTGPRFRDSAAARRLLPVREIHAEPAAAASPRGRQVLARFPEARVVEVDSHWRIPGLHGNEGNVERWVRIKGETLVLGERKTLATRPNGRSADWIAPGASNGCAMACAYCYVPRRKGYANPVTVFTNIDGIIAHLGRHIARQGPKPEPNQCDAEAWVYDVGENGDCSVDALICDNTADLVHAFRQWPTAKASFATKFVNPDLLALDPRGRTRIRFSLMPPDDSRLLDVRTSPVAERIAAAADFLDAGYEVHFNLSPVVVRPGWEEAWAELLRHLDDVLPERVRRQAAAEVIMLTHNRELHGVNQGWHPRAEEVLWRPELQEAKRSENGALNVRYRAGVKADAVARLRALVAAHAPWLRVRYAF comes from the coding sequence ATGCACGATCCGTCCCCCGCGCCGGACGACGGCTCCGGCACCCTGTTCGGGCTCGACGCCCTGACGCCGGGCGGGCCGGCCGCCGAGCCCACCGGGCCGCGCTTCCGGGACTCCGCCGCCGCCCGCCGTCTGCTGCCGGTCCGGGAGATCCACGCCGAGCCGGCGGCGGCCGCCTCCCCGCGCGGCCGGCAGGTGCTCGCCCGGTTCCCCGAGGCGCGCGTGGTGGAGGTGGACTCCCACTGGCGCATCCCGGGCCTGCACGGCAACGAGGGCAACGTCGAACGCTGGGTGCGGATCAAGGGCGAGACCCTCGTCCTGGGTGAGCGCAAGACCCTGGCCACCCGCCCCAACGGCCGCTCCGCGGACTGGATCGCGCCCGGCGCCTCCAACGGCTGCGCCATGGCCTGCGCCTACTGCTACGTGCCCCGGCGCAAGGGGTACGCCAACCCCGTCACCGTCTTCACCAACATCGACGGGATCATCGCCCACCTCGGCCGGCACATCGCCCGGCAGGGGCCGAAGCCGGAGCCGAACCAGTGCGACGCCGAGGCGTGGGTGTACGACGTGGGCGAGAACGGCGACTGCTCGGTGGACGCCCTGATCTGCGACAACACCGCGGACCTGGTGCACGCGTTCCGGCAGTGGCCGACGGCCAAGGCGTCCTTCGCCACCAAGTTCGTCAACCCCGACCTGCTCGCCCTCGACCCGCGCGGCCGCACCCGGATCCGCTTCTCCCTGATGCCGCCGGACGACTCACGGCTGCTGGACGTGCGCACCTCGCCGGTCGCCGAGCGGATCGCCGCGGCGGCCGACTTCCTGGACGCCGGGTACGAGGTGCACTTCAACCTCTCCCCCGTGGTGGTGCGGCCGGGCTGGGAGGAGGCCTGGGCGGAGCTGCTGCGCCACCTCGACGACGTCCTGCCGGAGCGGGTCAGGCGGCAGGCCGCCGCCGAGGTGATCATGCTGACGCACAACCGGGAGCTGCACGGGGTCAACCAGGGCTGGCATCCGCGCGCCGAAGAGGTGCTGTGGCGGCCGGAGCTGCAGGAGGCGAAACGCTCCGAGAACGGCGCGCTCAACGTGCGCTACCGCGCCGGGGTCAAGGCCGACGCGGTCGCCCGGCTGCGCGCTCTGGTCGCCGCCCACGCACCGTGGCTGCGCGTGCGGTACGCCTTCTGA
- a CDS encoding sugar O-acetyltransferase — protein MTIDPREREVRRRMAARELYSDGAPGLEGLAEERLRGKELADAYNRTGARDEEGRRAILKEMFAAVGTGVWIEPELHVAYGNRVHLGDDVYANFGLTLVDDVEVFVGDRVMFAPHVTISTTGHPVHPRLRRDGTQFSAPVTVEDDVWIGAGALIMPGVTIGRGSVVGAGSVVTAHVPAMTVVAGTPARVLRAITDADREWTYAPPRTLGTV, from the coding sequence ATGACCATCGACCCCCGCGAGCGCGAGGTGCGCCGCAGGATGGCGGCCCGTGAGCTGTACTCCGACGGCGCCCCGGGACTGGAGGGGCTGGCGGAGGAGCGGCTGCGCGGCAAGGAACTGGCGGATGCCTACAACCGGACCGGGGCGCGGGACGAGGAGGGGCGCCGGGCGATCCTGAAGGAGATGTTCGCGGCCGTGGGCACCGGCGTGTGGATCGAGCCTGAGCTGCACGTGGCCTACGGCAACCGCGTGCACCTGGGTGACGACGTGTACGCCAACTTCGGCCTCACCCTCGTCGACGACGTCGAGGTCTTCGTCGGGGACCGGGTGATGTTCGCGCCGCACGTCACCATCAGCACCACCGGACACCCCGTCCACCCGAGGCTGCGCCGGGACGGCACGCAGTTCTCGGCGCCGGTGACCGTCGAGGACGACGTGTGGATCGGGGCCGGCGCGCTGATCATGCCGGGGGTCACCATCGGGCGCGGCTCGGTGGTCGGCGCGGGCAGCGTCGTGACGGCGCACGTCCCGGCGATGACCGTCGTCGCCGGGACCCCGGCCCGCGTGCTGCGCGCGATCACCGACGCGGACCGGGAGTGGACCTACGCTCCGCCCCGCACCCTGGGCACGGTCTGA
- a CDS encoding MSMEG_1061 family FMN-dependent PPOX-type flavoprotein, which translates to MPHTIDATGDRTDTAKEDGWVALDSPAELRELLGEPWPVVIDKVHERLTDDDVDILARSPFCLLATSDPRGNCDVSPRGDAPGFTRVLDAGTIALPDRPGNRRGDSFHNILGNPHAGLLYLIPGGKQVLRINGRARLLTDAPFFDAMARDGRRPDLALVLEIDEIYLHCPQSLNRAGLWNSPSPKGS; encoded by the coding sequence TTGCCACACACGATCGACGCGACCGGAGACCGGACGGACACCGCCAAGGAGGACGGCTGGGTCGCACTGGACTCGCCCGCCGAGCTGCGCGAGCTGCTGGGCGAGCCCTGGCCCGTCGTCATCGACAAGGTGCACGAGCGGCTCACCGACGACGACGTGGACATTCTGGCCCGCTCCCCGTTCTGCCTGCTGGCCACCTCCGACCCGCGGGGCAACTGCGACGTGTCGCCGCGCGGTGACGCGCCGGGCTTCACCCGGGTCCTGGACGCCGGCACCATCGCCCTGCCGGACCGGCCGGGCAACCGGCGGGGGGACAGCTTCCACAACATCCTCGGCAATCCGCACGCCGGCCTGCTCTATCTGATCCCCGGCGGCAAGCAGGTGCTGCGGATCAACGGCCGGGCCCGCCTCCTCACCGACGCGCCCTTCTTCGACGCGATGGCCCGCGACGGCAGGCGTCCGGACCTCGCCCTGGTCCTGGAGATCGACGAGATCTACCTGCACTGCCCGCAGTCCCTGAATCGGGCGGGACTATGGAACTCCCCTTCCCCGAAGGGGAGTTGA
- a CDS encoding SAM-dependent methyltransferase, with amino-acid sequence MTTDHSQPPHIDTGRAHPARVYDWLLGGKDNYPVDEAVGETLPPEARDAARQNRAFMNRAAAHLAAQGVDQFLDIGTGIPTEPNLHQIVQRTVPAARVVYADNDPIVLRHAEALLVSSPEGATDYIQADVREPEQIVRHAREILDFDRPIALSLIALMHFITDDQNAHGIVRGLVETLPSGSHLVLSHASIDLFPELSEQVIAQYAKGGIRLGFRTRAEVTRFFDGLELVQPGLVTATEWYGEGQEPPAPEDSGIYAAVARIP; translated from the coding sequence ATGACGACGGACCATTCCCAGCCTCCCCACATCGACACCGGCCGGGCCCACCCCGCGCGGGTCTACGACTGGCTGCTGGGCGGCAAGGACAACTACCCCGTCGACGAGGCGGTGGGCGAGACCCTGCCGCCCGAGGCACGGGACGCGGCGCGGCAGAACCGCGCGTTCATGAACCGCGCGGCGGCCCACCTCGCCGCGCAGGGCGTCGACCAGTTCCTGGACATCGGCACGGGCATCCCGACCGAGCCCAACCTGCACCAGATCGTGCAGCGGACGGTCCCGGCGGCCAGGGTCGTCTACGCCGACAACGACCCGATCGTGCTGCGGCACGCGGAGGCCCTGCTGGTCAGCAGCCCGGAGGGGGCCACGGACTACATCCAGGCCGATGTCCGCGAGCCGGAGCAGATCGTGCGCCACGCCCGCGAGATCCTCGACTTCGACCGGCCGATCGCCCTGTCGCTGATCGCCCTGATGCACTTCATCACGGACGACCAGAACGCCCACGGGATAGTCCGCGGGCTGGTCGAGACCCTGCCCTCCGGCAGCCACCTGGTCCTCTCGCACGCCTCGATCGACCTCTTCCCCGAGCTGTCGGAGCAGGTGATCGCCCAGTACGCCAAGGGCGGCATCCGCCTCGGCTTCCGCACCCGGGCGGAGGTGACCCGCTTCTTCGACGGGCTGGAACTGGTCCAGCCGGGCCTGGTCACGGCCACCGAGTGGTACGGCGAGGGCCAGGAGCCGCCGGCGCCGGAGGACAGCGGCATCTACGCGGCCGTGGCGCGCATCCCCTGA